The sequence ACAACAATTGGTAGCTTCCCTCAAACTCCAGAGCTTCGCCAAGTTCGCAACGCATATAAAAAATCTCTAATCACAAAAGAGTCATATGAGAGTGAGATTAAAAAATATATTGATGATTGTATCAAATTCCAAGAAGAGTGCGGATTGGATGTATTAGTCCATGGTGAGCCTGAGAGAAATGATATGGTTGAGTATTTTGGCGAACAGCTAAAAGGCTACGCATTCAGTGCTAATGGTTGGGTTCAAAGCTATGGTAGTAGATGCGTTAAGCCACCACTTCTATTTGGCGATGTAAGCCGCCCAGCACCTATGACAGTTGATTGGATTACATATGCTCAAAGTCGCACATCAAAAATAATGAAAGGTATGCTAACAGGCCCTGTAACTATACTTAACTGGAGCTTTGTAAGAGATGATAAGCCAAGAAGTGAGATAGCTAAAGAGCTTGCACTTTGTATATATGATGAGATAGATGACTTGCAAAAAGCTGGTATTAAGATCATTCAAGTTGATGAAGCAGCATTTAAAGAGGGATATCCACTTCGTAAAGAAAATATCCCAGCATATGAAAAATTCGCAGTTGATTGTTTTAAGCTAAGCGTTTGCGCTGCTAATGCTTCTACTCAAATTCACACACATATGTGCTATTCTGAATTTAACGATATTATTAAAACAATAGAAGCAATGGATGCCGATGTAATTAGCATTGAAACAGCAAGAAGTGGTAATGAACTTCTAAAAATCTTTAAATCTGTAGGCTATAAACAAGAAGTAGGCCCAGGTGTCTATGACATCCATAGTCCTAGAATTCCTACAGTTGAAGAGATTGCTGCACAGATCAATGCTTTATTAGAAGTTTTACCTAAATCTCAACTATGGATTAATCCAGATTGTGGGCTAAAAACTCGCAAATGGCCAGAGGTAAAACCAAGCCTAGAAAATATGGTAAAAGCAGTCAAAATCATTCGTATGAGTTAATTTATTTATAGAGCTAACTTCGGTTGGCTCTCTTAAGTAAATTTGGAGTCATATGCTAAAAAATAAGATAAAACAAGGTAAATCTGGAATTGTTCTATATGGTCTTACACCGCCTAAGATTAGCTTAAGTCATGATGAGGCTAAAGAGATAGCACTTAGACAACTTAGTAGGCTTGATGGTATAAAGATAGATGGTCTTGTAATATACGACCTTCAAGATGAGAGTAATCGCAACTCTAGCAATAGAACATTTGAGTTTGTCCATACAATAAAGCCTGAAATTTATGCTAAAGATTATTTGCAAAATCGATATGAAGCTGTAATTTATAAGGCTATAGGTAACTATAATGAGGCCGAATTTAAAGAGTTTTTACAAACTCATAGCGATGCAATTAGTGTATTTGTGGGGGCTAGTTCGGCTATTGATACGCCAAAGCTTAGTCTAAATGATGCATATAAGATGAAAAAAGAGATCGCCAACGATCTAACACTTGGTGGTATATGCATTCCTGAGAGACACACTAAAAAACACGATGAAGATTTGCGTGTGGCATCTAAGCGTGTTAAGGGTTGTGAGTTTTTTATTACACAGGCTGTTTATGATATTGAAACTGCAAAGAGATTTTTAGATGATTTTGCCGCCTTAGGAATTAGAAATACTCCAATTATATTCACATTTACACCGTGTGGTAATATAAAGACTTTTGAATTTATGCAGTGGCTTGGTATTTCAGTTAGCGAGTTATCACGACATAGGATTTTTGATAGTGATGATGCACTAGAGAGCTCAGTCAAGCTTAGCCTTGATATGTTTGAGTTTTTATATAAATATGGCTTAGCTAAGGGCGTAAGTGTAGGGGCAAATATTGAGAGCATTTCTACTAGAAAGGTTGAGATCGATGCTTCGATTAGGTTGTTAAAAGGGATAATTGCAATTATAGAAAACCATTCATTAGAAAATACAAAGAGTAAAATTCAAAGCGCTTCTAAATTTGATGAATAAATAATTTTTTTAAGATAGATATTATATAAAATCATTTAAATTTATTGGATGATTTTATATAATCTAATATTAATATTTAGTTTTGATGTTGTCTCATATTATAAGCTATTATGTAAAGAAGTATTTAATCTAATATAGCTTAAACTTTAATTTTAGCGATGTTTGAGAGTATTTTTAGCAAAATCAAAATAATAGCTTTTGTTTTACATTTTTTACATTCTTTTTTTTATAAATTTTACAAACTTTAAAAAAATATTTAAATGTTGATTAAACGGCTTTTAATTTTTTTAATTCTCTTAATAATAAGATATATTATTAAAAAAATTTATTAAGGAATTTATAATGAAAATAGAAGTTGAAAAAGGTGATTTGTCATATGCAAATGAAATGAATATGACTTTAGTATTTCCAGAGAGCTTTACTGCTTCGGACTTTAATATGTTTTTTACTTCGATAAAGGCTTATAGAAATAAGCAAATATTGTCATTAGAAGTAAATAAAATGGCTAAAGAATTTTTATTTAGTTTTAGTAGATACTTATATTTTAATCTACATGAATTTTGTGGTATTAAAAGCAAGTATTCAAAATCTGTTTTTAGAATACTTATTCAGTTTAAAAATGTAAAATCAAATTTTAAAGGTGAAAAAGAATTAACCTTGACTAAAAAACAATTTAGAAATTTATTATCTATTCCAATTAATTTTCTTAAAAGTAGTCAGATTTTAAAGTTATAGTATAAAATCACCCTTGAGCTTTTCCCAAGGGTGGTATGTTAGCAAGAATATACAGTTTTAAACTCAAACGGAGTAGGGCGTTGCTCATATGGCCATACTTGAGTCTCAAATTTATAGTGTTGATAAGTCTCTATAAAGTGATCTGTCATTATAGCGCTTAAGTATTTATTATCACGGATTACAGCTTCTAGACTTCCTCTTAGTGTATGAGGTAGCTGCTCAATTCCACGCTCTCTAATTTCATCAAGAGTTAGCTCAAATAGATCCTCATCCATTGGCCCTACTGGCTCAATTTTGTTTTTGATACCATCAAGTCCTGCCATTAACATAGCTGCAAATGCTAGATATGGACAAGCGGTGCTATCAGGAAATCTAAACTCAGCTCTTACACTCTTTTCACCAGAGCCGTAAGGAATCCTACAACTAGCACTTCTATTTTGGCAAGAGTATGTAAGAATGCTTGGTGCTTCAAAGCCAGGAATTAATCTTTTGTAGCTATTTGTGCTTGGATTAGTAAATGCAGCTACACTTCTAGCATGTCTTAATACGCCACCGATATACCATCTAGCCATATCGCTTAGATTAGCATATGTTCCAGCTTTATAGAATAGATTTTTGCCATCTTTCCATATACTTTGATGGACATGCATACCACTACCATTGTCGCCATATAGAGGTTTTGGCATAAATGTAGCCGTTTTGCCATTTAAATGAGCTACCATTTTGACTATATATTTATAAATTTGCACATTATCAGCAGCTTCTACTAATGTTCCAAATTTCACACCGATTTCGCCTTGGCCTTGAGCGACTTCATGATGAACAACAAAGGTTTCAAGACCAACTTGCTCCAATACATTTACCATCTCAGCCCTTAAATCCACCATTGAGTCAATCGGCTGGACTGGATAGTATCCACCTTGAGCTCTTGGGCGGTGGCCGCTATTATAACCATCTTTATAGTCTTTAGCATCATTCCATTCGCCTTCTTCGGTATCTACTTCATACATTGCGCAGTTTTGTTTGTCTATAATTCTGACATTATCAAAGACAAAAAACTCATTTTCAGGCCCGAAATACGCTACATCACCAATTCCGCTCTCTTTTAAGTGTTGCATGGCCTTTTTAGCAATTGAGCGAGGGCACTTCTCATATAGATCATTTTTATAAATATCATAAACATCGCATATTACAATGATAGTTGTATCAGCAGTAAATGGATCTAAAAACGCAGTCTCAACATCAGGTATAAGCATCATATCTGATTTATGTATAGGCTGCCAAGCATCAATCGAGCTACCATCAAATGGAATTCCATTAAAAGAATCTTTATTAATTGCTTTTATATTATATGATACATGGTGCCATGTTCCTTTAAGATCAGTAAAGCGAAAATCTACAAATTTAACTTCATTTTCATCACAATATTCAAAAAATTCATCAACGCTATTAACAAATCTACCCATAGGCAAACTCCTTAAAAATTAAAATTTTGAAATTATAGCATAAAATATCAATTTTAATTTTAAATTTATATTGAAATCCATACTATTTTAAATTTTTATCATCTTTTTATCACGATTTTGATATATCGCAACCTCATTATAGCCAAATTTTTTAGCTTTTTGTATAGTTTTATCCATATTTAAACCAACTTGCTCTACAGAGTGTGCATCGCTTGAAAGAGTGATATCAATCCCCATTTGAGCTATCATCTCTAATATCTCATCTCCGGGGTAAATTTCGCCTACTGGTTTGCGAAGACCAGCACTATTTAGTTCTACTGTCATACCGCTTTTTTTGATCTCATTTAAAGCATCTTTAGCGATAATTCTTATATCTGTTTTTGGCTTATAGTTAAATACCTTGATAAGATCAATATGACCAACAATATCAAATTTGCCAAATTTTGCCATTATTTTAATAGCGTCAAAATAATCAATATAAATTTGATCAATATCTCTATTTTTATACTCTCCAATAAACTCAGGATTATCAAATCCCCAACCATTTAAAAAATGTACCGAACCAATTAGATAATCTACATTAGCATTTAAGACTCTATCATCTATAAATCCAGGTAAATAATCAACCTCATAACCAAATAATATCTCCATTTTGCCTTTGAATTCAGCCTTAAGCATCTCAATTGCCTCTTTATAGTCATCCATATCCTTAAAGCTCATTCTATATTTTTGGTCAAAATTCATTGGTGCATGGTCGCTAAATCCATAAAATTTACACCCTTGATTAAAAGCAGCTTTGGCATAATCTATTGGAGTACCTGTTGCGTGATTGCATAGTGGAGTATGATTGTGTAGATCTACGATCATGAAAAAATCCTTAAAAAATACAAAATTAATAGAAGAATTATATAAAATAAAAGATTAAATTTAAATTGAATCAATGATTATTAAATAGTGGTGCGCCCTAGAGAATTCGAATCTCTGACCTTTTGAACCGCAATCAAATGCTCTATCCAGCTGAGCTAAGAGCGCACTAAATTAAGTTAAGAATCGGAATTATACAAAATGATTCCTTAAAGTTAGCAAAATTTAAAAATATTTTTTGAAATATTAAATGATTTTTTGTAATGTAAAGCAAAATTTATCTAAATTTAGATACAATCACGCAATTACGTTCCTAAGGAGATCTTATGACACAAGAAGAATTAGATGCTTTAATGGCTGAAGATTTAAGCGATTTAACTAGCAGTGTAGATAATACAAATACAGATAATGTAAGCGATACTAGTCTTGATGAGCCAGATTTAACCGAAGATGCTGATGCTGTGGTTCAAAATAGCGGCCATGTCGTTACGCACGATAACTATAGAGTAAGTTCAATAAGTGCGTGGCCACCACCACCACCGACAGATGATCATAAAGTCGTTAATCAACTAGATGATGTTACAAAGGATTCTGAAAAAAAAGCCACTGAGATGTTTGATAAGCTTGAAACTATTAGTGGATTTTGTCTAGATGCAGAAAACACATCAAATGATGCTAAAACTTGCATTGCAAGAAATATAGAGGTTTTTGAAATTTTGCATGAAAAATTTCCAAATGTTCAAACATTTAGCGAACTTTTAGAGCTTAATAAAAATCTAGACAATAAAATAGATAGTATTATAAGCAATGTTCAAATGGGACAAGATGAAATTATGATGACGATGGATATGATGCAATATCAAGATATTCATCGTCAAAAAATAGAAAGAGTTATCAATGTAATGCGTGCGCTAAGTAAATATATGAATAGCCTATTTGAAGGTAAAATTGATGATGAAAAACGTGTTGGTTCAGCTATGCATATTGAGGGCGATACAACAACTGAAGATGTTGTAAGTAATGCTGATATAGAAGCTTTAATCAACTCATTGGGTAAAAAGTGAAAAAGCCAGAACTTTTAAGCCCAGCTGGAAATTTAACCAAACTTCAAATTGCTCTAGCTTATGGTGCAGATGCTGTGTATGCGAGTGTGGGTAATTTCTCTTTGCGTCAAAGAAGTGCAAAGGAATTTGATCTTGAAAGTTTTGAAGAGGGTGTTAGACTAGCGCATAAAAGTGGAGCCAAATTTTATGCCACGATAAATGGTTTTCCATATAATACTCAGCTTGATAACCTTAAAAAACATATCAAAACAATTAGCGAATTTGGCGTTGATGCCTTTATAATCGCTACGCCTGGGGTTATGAAACTTGCTAAAGAGATCGCTCCAAATATAGAGATACATCTATCTACTCAAGCAAATGTAATGAATTATCTAGATGCTCAAATTTATCATGAAATGGGCGCTAGTAGAATAGTAGCAGCTCGTGAGATGAGCTTAAAAGATGCTGTATTAATTAAAGAGATGATTCCAAGCCTAGAATTAGAGATATTTTGTCATGGCTCGATGTGTTTTGCATACTCTGGTAGGTGTTTGGTTTCGGCTGTCCAAAGCGGTAGATTAAGTAATCGTGGAAGTTGTGCTAATGATTGTAGATTTAACTATGAATTATATGCTAAAAGTCCTGAAAATGGAGCTTTATTTCGTTTAGAAGAGGATGAGTATGGCACGCATATAATGAATTCCAAAGATCTAAATTTAAGTAAGCATATAGAGCGAATTCTTCAAACCGGTGCTGTAGATAGCCTAAAAATTGAAGGTCGAACAAAAAGCGAATACTACGCAGCTTGCGCTACAAAAGCCTATAGAATGGCTATTGATGATGCAATTGCTGGTAAATTTAATCCAGAAATTTATGCTGCAGAGTTAAATACACTTAAAAATCGTGGATTTAGCGATGGTTATCTTATTCATAAACCATATGAGAGAGATGACACGCAAAACCATACTACTAGTATAGAAGAGGGTACGCATCAAGTTCATGCTATTAGTCTAGATGGTAAAAGTTTTAAGACTAAATTTAAAATTGATACAAAGTATGAGTATGAGATTTTTGCTCCTGTAAATGCAGTGATAGATAGTGTAGAAAATGAGATTGGTGCCATCTATAAAAAAGATGATAATAAGTATTATGTTAAATTTAAAAAGCTAGTAAGTACTAAAGGTAAGGAATTTGATGAAATTCATAGCGGAAATGAAAACGAGATCAATCTCCCTGCAAACTTGCCAGAATTTAGCTTTTTGCGTAAAGAGATTATAGAAGGAGAGTAGATGAAATTTGTAAGCATTATAATGGGTAGCAAAAG is a genomic window of Campylobacter devanensis containing:
- a CDS encoding RepB family plasmid replication initiator protein, with amino-acid sequence MKIEVEKGDLSYANEMNMTLVFPESFTASDFNMFFTSIKAYRNKQILSLEVNKMAKEFLFSFSRYLYFNLHEFCGIKSKYSKSVFRILIQFKNVKSNFKGEKELTLTKKQFRNLLSIPINFLKSSQILKL
- a CDS encoding peptidase U32 family protein; the encoded protein is MKKPELLSPAGNLTKLQIALAYGADAVYASVGNFSLRQRSAKEFDLESFEEGVRLAHKSGAKFYATINGFPYNTQLDNLKKHIKTISEFGVDAFIIATPGVMKLAKEIAPNIEIHLSTQANVMNYLDAQIYHEMGASRIVAAREMSLKDAVLIKEMIPSLELEIFCHGSMCFAYSGRCLVSAVQSGRLSNRGSCANDCRFNYELYAKSPENGALFRLEEDEYGTHIMNSKDLNLSKHIERILQTGAVDSLKIEGRTKSEYYAACATKAYRMAIDDAIAGKFNPEIYAAELNTLKNRGFSDGYLIHKPYERDDTQNHTTSIEEGTHQVHAISLDGKSFKTKFKIDTKYEYEIFAPVNAVIDSVENEIGAIYKKDDNKYYVKFKKLVSTKGKEFDEIHSGNENEINLPANLPEFSFLRKEIIEGE
- a CDS encoding methylenetetrahydrofolate reductase, which translates into the protein MLKNKIKQGKSGIVLYGLTPPKISLSHDEAKEIALRQLSRLDGIKIDGLVIYDLQDESNRNSSNRTFEFVHTIKPEIYAKDYLQNRYEAVIYKAIGNYNEAEFKEFLQTHSDAISVFVGASSAIDTPKLSLNDAYKMKKEIANDLTLGGICIPERHTKKHDEDLRVASKRVKGCEFFITQAVYDIETAKRFLDDFAALGIRNTPIIFTFTPCGNIKTFEFMQWLGISVSELSRHRIFDSDDALESSVKLSLDMFEFLYKYGLAKGVSVGANIESISTRKVEIDASIRLLKGIIAIIENHSLENTKSKIQSASKFDE
- the glnA gene encoding type I glutamate--ammonia ligase; the encoded protein is MGRFVNSVDEFFEYCDENEVKFVDFRFTDLKGTWHHVSYNIKAINKDSFNGIPFDGSSIDAWQPIHKSDMMLIPDVETAFLDPFTADTTIIVICDVYDIYKNDLYEKCPRSIAKKAMQHLKESGIGDVAYFGPENEFFVFDNVRIIDKQNCAMYEVDTEEGEWNDAKDYKDGYNSGHRPRAQGGYYPVQPIDSMVDLRAEMVNVLEQVGLETFVVHHEVAQGQGEIGVKFGTLVEAADNVQIYKYIVKMVAHLNGKTATFMPKPLYGDNGSGMHVHQSIWKDGKNLFYKAGTYANLSDMARWYIGGVLRHARSVAAFTNPSTNSYKRLIPGFEAPSILTYSCQNRSASCRIPYGSGEKSVRAEFRFPDSTACPYLAFAAMLMAGLDGIKNKIEPVGPMDEDLFELTLDEIRERGIEQLPHTLRGSLEAVIRDNKYLSAIMTDHFIETYQHYKFETQVWPYEQRPTPFEFKTVYSC
- a CDS encoding chemotaxis protein, which codes for MTQEELDALMAEDLSDLTSSVDNTNTDNVSDTSLDEPDLTEDADAVVQNSGHVVTHDNYRVSSISAWPPPPPTDDHKVVNQLDDVTKDSEKKATEMFDKLETISGFCLDAENTSNDAKTCIARNIEVFEILHEKFPNVQTFSELLELNKNLDNKIDSIISNVQMGQDEIMMTMDMMQYQDIHRQKIERVINVMRALSKYMNSLFEGKIDDEKRVGSAMHIEGDTTTEDVVSNADIEALINSLGKK
- a CDS encoding histidinol-phosphatase translates to MIVDLHNHTPLCNHATGTPIDYAKAAFNQGCKFYGFSDHAPMNFDQKYRMSFKDMDDYKEAIEMLKAEFKGKMEILFGYEVDYLPGFIDDRVLNANVDYLIGSVHFLNGWGFDNPEFIGEYKNRDIDQIYIDYFDAIKIMAKFGKFDIVGHIDLIKVFNYKPKTDIRIIAKDALNEIKKSGMTVELNSAGLRKPVGEIYPGDEILEMIAQMGIDITLSSDAHSVEQVGLNMDKTIQKAKKFGYNEVAIYQNRDKKMIKI